One genomic segment of Fusobacterium nucleatum includes these proteins:
- the dnaG gene encoding DNA primase, with product MYFKQEDIDKLLDNLRIEEVVGEFIELKKVGSSYKGLCPFHADTNPSFSVTPEKKICKCFVCGSGGNAINFYSKIKNISYTEAIRELAKKYKINIKEYNNTNTNENYEKFYQIMEDSHNFFIEKIFSQDSRGALEYLSNRGLDTNLIKEHQLGYAPPKWSELYELLNGKGYSDEDLLALGLIKKSEEGRIYDAFRNRIIFPIFSPSGRIIAFGGRTLEKDTSVPKYINSPDTPIFKKGKNAYGIERAINIKNKNYSILMEGYMDVLSANIYGFDTSIAPLGTALTEEQAQLIKRYSSNILLSFDMDKAGISATERASFILKSQGFNIRVLQFEESKDPDEFLKKNGREAFLKVVENSLEIFDFLYNLYSSEYDVNNNIIAKQNFVERFKEFFSNVENDLEKEMYLKKLSEKIDISVDILRKTLVEQNKKHVIRKDYIDINQEKIEKKEFKQANNLEMAIVKMLLRKPEYYSFFKEEKLESDIANKIFKFFNQKIKENLFFDSNIIMKEFKNYVEESNDFSQHEKNNELARIIMDYVLIPNKIEEERENIELFKSYLRVKLKLRDKTKDDIAKKIEFGKLKKEIAKAKSVEEFIKVYNSFKYLF from the coding sequence ATGTACTTTAAACAAGAAGATATAGACAAATTACTAGATAATTTAAGAATCGAAGAAGTAGTTGGAGAATTTATTGAATTAAAAAAAGTAGGTTCAAGTTATAAAGGATTATGCCCATTTCATGCAGATACTAATCCTTCTTTTTCTGTTACTCCTGAAAAAAAGATTTGCAAATGTTTTGTATGTGGCTCTGGTGGAAATGCTATAAACTTTTATTCAAAAATTAAAAATATTTCTTATACAGAAGCAATAAGAGAGTTAGCAAAAAAATATAAAATTAATATAAAAGAATATAATAACACTAATACAAATGAGAATTATGAAAAATTTTATCAAATTATGGAAGATAGTCATAATTTTTTTATAGAAAAAATATTTTCTCAAGATTCAAGAGGAGCTTTGGAATATCTTTCAAATAGAGGTTTAGATACTAATTTGATTAAAGAACATCAACTTGGATATGCTCCTCCTAAATGGTCAGAACTTTATGAGCTTCTAAATGGTAAAGGTTATAGTGATGAAGATTTATTAGCTTTAGGACTTATTAAAAAAAGTGAAGAAGGAAGAATATATGATGCTTTTAGAAATAGAATAATTTTTCCAATTTTTTCACCAAGTGGAAGGATAATTGCTTTTGGAGGAAGAACCTTAGAAAAAGATACCTCAGTACCAAAGTATATAAATTCACCAGATACGCCAATTTTTAAAAAAGGGAAAAATGCTTATGGTATTGAAAGGGCTATAAATATAAAAAATAAAAACTATTCCATCTTAATGGAAGGTTATATGGATGTTCTTTCTGCTAATATTTATGGTTTTGATACGAGTATAGCACCTTTAGGAACTGCTTTAACAGAGGAACAAGCTCAACTTATAAAAAGATATTCATCTAATATCTTATTATCTTTTGATATGGATAAGGCTGGAATATCTGCAACAGAAAGAGCAAGTTTTATACTAAAATCTCAAGGCTTTAATATAAGAGTTTTACAATTTGAAGAAAGTAAGGATCCTGATGAATTTTTAAAGAAAAATGGAAGAGAAGCTTTTTTAAAAGTAGTTGAAAATTCATTAGAAATTTTTGATTTTTTATATAATTTATATTCAAGTGAATATGATGTGAATAATAATATTATAGCAAAACAAAATTTTGTAGAAAGATTTAAAGAGTTTTTTTCAAATGTAGAAAATGATTTAGAAAAGGAAATGTATTTAAAGAAACTTTCAGAAAAAATAGATATTAGTGTAGATATTTTAAGAAAGACACTTGTTGAACAAAATAAAAAACATGTTATAAGAAAAGATTATATTGATATAAATCAAGAAAAGATAGAAAAAAAAGAATTTAAACAAGCTAATAATTTAGAAATGGCAATAGTAAAGATGTTATTAAGAAAACCCGAATATTATAGCTTTTTTAAGGAAGAAAAATTAGAAAGTGATATTGCCAATAAAATTTTTAAATTTTTTAATCAAAAAATAAAGGAAAATTTATTTTTTGATAGTAATATTATAATGAAAGAATTTAAAAATTATGTTGAAGAAAGTAATGATTTTTCTCAACATGAAAAAAATAATGAATTAGCAAGAATAATAATGGATTATGTCTTAATTCCAAATAAAATTGAAGAAGAAAGAGAAAATATAGAATTATTTAAGAGTTATCTTAGAGTAAAGTTAAAGCTAAGAGATAAAACAAAAGATGATATTGCTAAGAAAATTGAATTTGGAAAATTAAAAAAAGAAATAGCAAAAGCTAAAAGTGTTGAAGAATTTATAAAAGTTTATAATTCATTTAAGTATCTTTTTTAA
- the rpoD gene encoding RNA polymerase sigma factor RpoD, which translates to MKELIKNEKARALIKKAVEEGIITYEEINEELGDDFPAENIEQLINEMLEQGIKIVDEEQLDELAEDELREKGIEDDFTDNEEHDDLLEDDSEDKIDENDEEHDETEEHFTEFDDEFNPEYIEDVSEDELSNEKLLNLGNSAKVDEPIKMYLREIGQVPLLTHEEEIDYAKKAYEGDEEASKKLIESNLRLVVSIAKKHTNRGLKLLDLIQEGNIGLMKAVEKFEYTKGYKFSTYATWWIRQAITRAIADQGRTIRIPVHMIETINKIKKESRIYLQETGKDASPEILAERLGMEVDKIKAIQEMNQEPISLETPVGSEEDSELGDFVEDQKTTSPYEATNRAILREELDAVLKTLSPREEKVLRYRYGLDDSSPKTLEEVGKIFNVTRERIRQIEVKALRKLRHPSRKKKLEDFKVD; encoded by the coding sequence GTGAAAGAGCTAATAAAAAATGAAAAAGCTAGAGCTTTGATAAAAAAAGCAGTAGAAGAAGGGATTATAACTTATGAAGAAATTAATGAAGAATTAGGTGATGATTTTCCAGCTGAAAACATAGAACAACTTATTAATGAAATGCTTGAACAAGGGATTAAAATAGTTGATGAGGAACAATTAGATGAGTTGGCTGAAGATGAGTTAAGAGAAAAAGGTATAGAAGATGATTTCACAGACAATGAAGAGCATGATGATTTATTAGAAGATGATTCAGAAGATAAGATAGATGAAAATGATGAAGAACATGATGAAACAGAAGAACATTTTACAGAATTTGATGATGAATTTAATCCAGAGTACATAGAAGATGTAAGTGAAGATGAGTTAAGTAATGAAAAATTATTGAATTTAGGTAATAGTGCAAAAGTTGATGAACCAATAAAAATGTATTTAAGAGAAATAGGGCAAGTTCCTCTATTAACTCATGAAGAAGAAATAGACTATGCTAAAAAAGCCTATGAAGGTGATGAAGAAGCTAGTAAAAAACTTATAGAATCAAATTTAAGACTTGTTGTGAGTATTGCTAAAAAGCATACAAATAGAGGATTAAAACTTCTTGATTTAATACAAGAAGGGAACATAGGACTTATGAAAGCTGTTGAGAAGTTTGAATATACAAAAGGATATAAATTTTCAACTTATGCTACTTGGTGGATAAGACAGGCTATAACGAGAGCAATAGCTGACCAAGGAAGAACAATAAGAATACCTGTTCATATGATAGAAACAATAAATAAAATAAAAAAAGAATCAAGAATATATCTACAAGAAACGGGAAAGGATGCTTCTCCTGAAATTTTAGCTGAAAGACTTGGAATGGAAGTTGATAAGATAAAGGCAATTCAAGAAATGAATCAAGAACCAATATCACTTGAAACTCCTGTTGGAAGTGAAGAAGATAGTGAATTAGGAGATTTTGTTGAAGACCAAAAAACAACAAGTCCTTATGAAGCTACTAATAGAGCGATTTTAAGAGAAGAACTGGATGCTGTTTTAAAAACATTGAGTCCAAGAGAGGAAAAAGTATTAAGATACAGATATGGACTTGATGACAGTTCTCCTAAAACATTGGAAGAAGTTGGAAAAATATTCAATGTTACTAGGGAAAGAATAAGACAAATTGAGGTAAAAGCCCTTAGAAAATTGAGACACCCTAGTAGAAAGAAAAAACTTGAAGATTTTAAGGTAGATTAG
- a CDS encoding sigma-70 family RNA polymerase sigma factor, whose protein sequence is MKLLSLEKYLLKNSLDDEEFKKLVFEISEKLELEVLSEDRKLSDEEIDYEYIDFLIAETLENLKDDVCTCEVDCGVEDCCGTRVEKNLKKVYEIALYMLRDGISYEDLTQEGIIGLIKAHELFEDDKDFNLYKDYYIAKEMFNYINNYANYRKSAFKDYAEHEIHKDSHLKVSLKDRDKSEELKKLEKENKEKHIEEMKHLEKRAETLFDYLNLKYRLSKREIGVLVLYYGLDGHKKKSFSQISEITKIDDDNLDKILKGAMFKLSNVDEKVEL, encoded by the coding sequence TTGAAGCTTTTAAGTCTTGAAAAATATTTACTTAAAAATAGTTTAGATGATGAGGAATTTAAAAAACTTGTGTTTGAAATTTCAGAAAAATTAGAGTTAGAAGTACTTTCAGAAGATAGAAAATTGAGTGATGAGGAAATAGATTATGAATATATTGATTTTCTTATAGCTGAAACTCTTGAAAATCTGAAAGATGATGTTTGTACTTGTGAAGTTGATTGTGGAGTAGAGGATTGTTGTGGAACAAGGGTTGAGAAAAATCTAAAAAAAGTCTATGAAATAGCCCTTTATATGTTAAGAGATGGAATATCCTATGAGGATTTAACACAAGAAGGGATTATTGGATTGATTAAGGCACATGAACTTTTTGAAGATGATAAAGACTTTAATCTATATAAAGACTACTATATAGCAAAAGAAATGTTTAATTATATAAATAATTATGCTAATTATAGAAAATCAGCTTTTAAAGATTATGCTGAACATGAAATTCATAAGGATAGTCATTTAAAAGTTTCTTTGAAAGATAGAGATAAGTCAGAAGAACTAAAAAAACTTGAAAAAGAAAATAAAGAAAAACATATTGAAGAAATGAAGCATTTAGAAAAAAGAGCTGAAACTTTGTTTGATTATCTAAATTTAAAATATAGATTGAGTAAAAGAGAAATTGGAGTTTTGGTACTATATTATGGACTTGATGGACATAAGAAAAAATCTTTCTCTCAAATTTCTGAAATCACTAAAATAGATGATGATAATTTAGATAAGATTTTAAAGGGAGCTATGTTTAAATTATCAAATGTTGATGAAAAGGTTGAGCTATGA
- a CDS encoding Nif3-like dinuclear metal center hexameric protein, translating to MKARDIINILEKKFPKINAEEWDNVGLIIGDYDKEVKKIQFSLDATLESIENAISEKVDMLITHHPIIFKAIKDITEQNILGKKIRNLIKSDINVYAIHTNLDSSIEGLNDYVLKKIGISEYKILDFDEEKNCGVGRIFKLNEEKNLKNFIEELKLKLKILNLRVISDDLNKKIKKVALINGSAMSYWRKVKKEKVDLFITGDVSYHDALDALENGLNVIDFGHYESEHFFYEILMEELKESNLEFLVFNREPIFKFY from the coding sequence ATGAAAGCTAGAGATATTATAAATATTTTAGAAAAGAAATTTCCTAAAATAAATGCAGAAGAATGGGATAATGTTGGACTTATAATAGGAGATTATGATAAAGAAGTTAAAAAAATTCAATTTTCATTAGATGCAACATTAGAAAGCATTGAAAATGCTATTTCTGAAAAAGTAGATATGTTAATTACTCATCACCCTATTATATTTAAAGCTATTAAAGATATAACTGAGCAAAATATTTTAGGGAAAAAAATTAGAAATTTAATAAAAAGTGATATTAATGTTTATGCTATACATACAAATTTAGATTCAAGTATTGAAGGATTAAATGATTATGTTTTAAAAAAAATAGGAATTTCAGAGTATAAGATATTGGATTTTGATGAAGAAAAAAATTGTGGTGTAGGAAGAATTTTTAAATTAAATGAAGAAAAAAATTTAAAAAACTTTATAGAAGAACTTAAACTAAAATTGAAAATTTTAAATCTAAGAGTTATAAGTGATGATTTAAATAAGAAAATTAAGAAAGTAGCTCTTATAAATGGTTCTGCTATGAGTTATTGGAGAAAGGTTAAAAAGGAAAAGGTTGATTTATTTATAACAGGAGATGTTAGCTATCATGATGCTCTTGATGCCTTGGAAAATGGTTTAAATGTAATTGATTTTGGACATTATGAAAGTGAACATTTTTTCTATGAAATTTTGATGGAAGAATTAAAAGAGAGTAATTTAGAATTTTTAGTTTTCAATAGGGAACCAATATTTAAGTTTTACTAA